GAACAGCATCAAAGTCATCATGAGGTTTGCCAAGGTACAATTAATAGCCAGGTTGCCATCTCTAGAGAGCAACTGGCTCAACTGCTGACAGTACCAGAGCGAGACAATAAGGCGCGGGTGCGAGACATCCTAAAAGATCCCTATTGTCAGTTGCCCAGTCTGCAAATCCGGGCAGGGGTTGCCGCTGATCGCGAGGTCTATCCATTAGCCTTCGATCCTCAAGCCCGTCTCGTGATTCTCTATGAAGGTGATGAATACGCGGGGTATCGGTTTAGCTTTTAGATAGGTTCGGTGCGGGTATGCGGGGTATCGGTTTTAGTCCCAATCGGGTTGTTTGGCTGTTGGCAGTGTTGCTAATGACATCGAGTTGTACCCGCCCGCAATCTGAAGCATCGCTGCGAAAAGTTCAGATTCAGCAAGCCTGGGAACTACAACCGGGAGATCAGGTTGCCGGACGCCGCATTGCTGGAAGCCTGGGTGATATCACAGTGGATTTAGATGGGGGCAAGATTTATGCTCCCTTCGATGGCTTGGTGCAACCCAATGACCTGGAGGGATGTGTGGTCTTTTCCAGTCCAGAGGTGCCTGCTTACCTGTTTCGTTGGTGTGGTGTCAGACAACCCAAATTGGGTGAGGTGAAGCGAGGTGAAGCGATCGCCTCTGCCGATTACCTGGAATTTGCAGCACTGCGACGACAACCGGATGGCAAATGGGCGATGGTGGAGCCAGCCAGTGATATCCTGCAACGAACCCTCAGTCCGCAATAGGATCTAGCCGCAACAGCCACCACCGCTAGAGTGCCGCCAATACTTCCAACTGATCAAGAATACTCCTAGCACCAGACCGATGAGGGATGCCTGGTCGGCAGTGAGCAATAAACCAAAGGGTCCATTCACGAATTCGATGAGCCCTTTAATAGCGATCGCGATAATCAAGCACAGTACCAATGCCCACAGCGTTCCAGTGTTGATGATGACTCGTTGAAAAAACCGCTCTAGCATCAGAAACGCCAGAGCACCTACCCCGGCTGAGACTGATATCAGCGTGATAATTTCGAGGGGAGGCTCAAGCAGCAGATCAAAGATGTCTCTGAGCAGCGGGTTGGTTGCATCGAGATATTTTAGAACCGAGTCCACCAGGGTTGTCAGCAACAACGTTAAACCTGCCACTTGCATCAGGTCAGACCAGGGGAGTAGTTTTAGACGCTGTAAGGGATTTGCCATCACTGAAAAAGAGATCAATTGCCTTGATTCTATCCAGAGACGGAGGAAAGTGAGTAGAGTTTGTTACTCGCGTCTAACACCTCGCGGCGTGCCCACTGATCAGCCTCGATAATGTCATCCAAAGTGGGATTGGACAGATTGCGAGAATGGTAGCGATCGCACGCCGTTTCAATCAATCGGGGAATATCTAAAAAGCGAATCTTTTCATTTAGAAATAGTTCGACAGCTTGCTCATTAGCAGCATTCAAAACCGCTGGCAAAGCTCCTCCGGCTCGACCTGCCGCATAGGCTAACCGCATACAGGGGTATTTTTGGTGGTCAGGTTCTCTGAAAGTCAACGTCCCTACTTTTACCAGATCTAGCTTTTCCCAGGTGGTGGGAATCCGATCTGGATAGGAGAGCGCATAAAGAATGGGCAATCGCATGTCGGGCAACCCCAACTGCGCCAGGATCGAGGTGTCTTGCAATTCAATCAGCGAATGGATGATGCTTTGGGGATGGATGACGATCTCAATGTGGTCATAGTCCAGCCCAAACAGAAAATGTGCCTCGATGACCTCCAATCCTTTATTCATCAGGGTAGCGGAGTCGATGGTGATTTTCCGTCCCATTGACCAGTTGGGATGTTTCAGCGCATCTGCCACTGTGACTTCGGCTAACTTCTCAACGGGTAAATCTCGAAACGCACCACCTGATGCGGTTAACAGAATGCGACGCAATCCACCCTCTGGAACCCCTTGAAGACACTGGAAGATAGCGGAGTGCTCAGAATCTGCCGGAAGCAACTTCACGCCATGCTTTTGCACTAGAGGCAATACGACAGGACCGCCTGCAATCAGCGTTTCCTTATTCGCGAGGGCAATATCCTTTCCGGCTTCGATCGCCGCAATGGTAGGAAGCAATCCGGCACACCCGACGATCCCTGTCACAACAGCTTCCGCATCACCATACCGAGCCACCTCGACCACTCCGGCTTCACCTGCCACCAAAATAGGTTGAGGGGTTAAGTCAGCGATCGCCTCTTTCAACGCGGGCAACTGGTCTGGGTCGCAGACTGCCACAATTTCAGGGCGAAACTGTCGCACCTGTTGCGCCAGCAACTCTACATTGCGTCTGGCTGCCAGACCGACAATGCGAAACTGGTCTGGATATTCAGCCACGATATCAAGGGTTTGAGTGCCGATGGAGCCAGTAGAACCGAGGAGAGTGATCGCTTTCACAATTGCTTAAGTATTGCGACGACTCCACTACTATAAAACGCGGAGGATGCATTGTCGCAGGAGTATCGTGTAAAACAGTTTTTGATGTGCTCCATCAATTTCTGTCAATGTCTCATTTGCCCCTTATTCTGAGTCTCAAACTGGATCAAATCACCTTTGAGCGGTTCAACGAATTGCGTCAGCGACACTTTCCCTCTGAACGAAACTTTCTACCCGCGCATGTCACGCTGTTTCATAAACTGCCGGGCGATCGCGAGGCAGACATTCAGCAGACCTTACAAGAACTGGGTGACATGACTCCTGTTTTACCGCTCCACTTTCCCAGCGTGCGATCGCTGGGTCAAGGCGTGGCGATCGAACTCCAGTGTCCTGAGTTGGTGGAATTGCGAAATCAGCTTGCCAGGGAATGGTCTAGCTGGCTCAGTGCTCAAGATCGGCAGGGCTATCGTCCCCATATCACGATTCAAAATAAGGTTTCGGCGGGTGAGGCGCAACAGCTATATCGACATTTACTCAACCAGTGGCAACCCTTAGAGGGGCGTGGAGAGGGTTTGCTGCTATGGCGGTATGAAGGAGGACCGTGGACGTTGGTGAATGAGGTTTTGTTTGTGGTTAATGGTTAGGGGGCAAGGGTCAGGGGTTAATGGTTAATGGTCAATGGGCAATGGTTAATGGTCAATGGTTAATGGTCAATGGTTAATGGTCAATGGTTAATGGTCAGGGGTCAGTGGTCAAGGGTCAATGGTCAGTAGTCAATGGTCAGTAGTCAGGGGTCAATGTAGCGATTCTTACTCCCCCACTCCCCACTCCCTCACTCCCTCACTCCCTCACTCCCCTACTCCCCATTCCCCACTCCCTCTCGTTCAACTCAGTTAACCCAATGTTTTGCCCGTTCGACTGCCTTTTGCCAGGTGGTAAATTGGGCGATCGCCCGTTCCGTATTTGAACTGGGTTCAAACACTCGCTCGACCTGACGTTGGTCTGCTAACTCGGCATCGGTTTTCCAGAAGCCGATCGCTAGCCCAGCCGCAAAGGCGGCTCCCTGAACAGTGGTATCGAGCAGGGCAGGACGCTCAACTGGAATGCCCAAGATATCCGCTTGCATCTGCATCAAGAAATCATTCTGACAGGCACCGCCATCCACGCGAAACCGCTCGATCTGCACGACGCCCGATTGGTTAATCGCCTGCACTACCTCCTTCACCTGGAAGGCGATCGCCTCTAACACTGCACGAACTAAGTGCGATCGCTGTGCTCCTCCAGTCAGCCCTAAAAATGCGCCACGGGCATCCATATCCCAATGGGGCGCGCCTAACCCGCTAAAGGCTGGGACAAAATACACTCCGGCGGTGTCTGGCACCTGTTGCGCTAAGGCTTCTGTTTCAGCCGCTGTTTGAATCACCTGCAAGCCATCCCGCAACCACTGAATGCAAGCCCCTGTGGTGAACATGCTGCCCTCCAGTGCATAACCAACTGTAGATTTCTCATTGGTATCTTGCTGAGTCCAGGCGATCGTGGCAATGAGCTGATTTTGAGAACGAATAATGTGCTCCCCTGTGTGAGCTACTAAAAAGCTGCCCGTACCATAGGTGCATTTCACCAAACCGGGGCGATCGCACCCGTGACCAAACAACGAGGCTTGTTGATCTCCCAAGATAGCCGTGATGGGAATTTCAGCCCCCATGACTTGAGCATCCGTTGTGCCAAAGTCGCCTAAACTGGGTTGAATTTGAGGCAATATCTGAGCAGGCACACCAAATAACGTCAGCAAAGATTCATCCCACTGGTGGGTTGTAAGGTTATATAGCATCGTGCGACTGGCGTTGCTGTCGTCTGTCGCATGAACTCTACCGCCTGTGAGCTTCCACAAAATCCAACAATCAATCGTTCCAGCGAGCACCGCATCCAGCGAAATTGCCGCAGGTTGTACGACGTTTTCCAGTAGCCAACTGAGTTTGGTCGCTGAGAAATAGGCGTCAATTACTAACCCCGTCCGCTCTGTAATGTCTGCTCCATAACCCTGCTCTTGCAACCGTTGGCAGTGAGCCGCTGTACGTCGATCTTGCCAGACAATCGCATTGTGAAGCGGTTGCCCCGTTGTGTTGTCCCATAACAAACAGGTTTCTCGTTGCACCGTCAGCCCGATCGCCCGAATCTCAGAAGGTTGAATTTCCGCTTGCTGCATTGCCTCCTGCATTACTGCACAGGTGGCATTCCAAATTTCCATTGGGTCATGTTCTAACCATCCGGGTTGAGGATAGTGCTGTGTTAGCTCTCGGTAGGCTTGACCTACCACCTGTCCAGCAGGATTGAACAAGAATGCTCGATTCCCGGTGGTGCCCAAATCTAACGCCAGAATGTAACCCGACGGGGCGATCGTGAATGGTTGAACTGTGACCATTGATGTGTTGTCGAACTCAACTCAAGTGCTGCTAAGACCCAGCTGAGGGAGAACTTCACATCGTCACCCCCTGAGATGGCAGTAGCTGTCATTGTAGAGTGTATGTCGTTTCGGATTCCCTCGGAATCGTTTTTCAGATCCTCGAAGTCGTTGTGAACTGACCTACCCAGGATTAACCGTTCATTTAGTATGGACGGTACAAATCAGTGTTCAACAGACGAGTTCTTGGCTCTCGTTGAGGTCAGTCGCTGATAAAATTCCAGAATGGCAACGCGCGACGGAGGACAGATGAGGAAAGTGCAGTATCACGGAGGATGCCTCTGTGGAGCAGTCCGTCTGGAAACTGCTGCTGAACCGTTTCGGGTGGGCATTTGTCATTGTTTAGACTGTCGCAAGCACCACGGGGCGATATTCCATACATTTGCGGTGTTTCCTGCCGATGCCGTCAGCATTATCGGCACGACAGCCGACTATCGTGGACGCTATTTTTGCCCAGTTTGCGGATCCTCCCTCTTCAGCCGCTCGGCTGACGAAATCGAAATTCCTGCTGGCACCTTCGACACGCCGAACCAAGTAATACCCACCTATGAGCTTTGGATGTGTCGTCGGGAGAATTGGTTGCCCCCGTTCGACGTTGCACGTCGATATGAGCGCGATCGCGAAGGGACAGCACGCACCGAACCATAACCGAAACTCAGCCTGACACTTCGTCAGCTATGGTTTCATCGCTGTGAATATCGAACGTAACAAAAGCTTTCTGCGTTCGATGGTTTGATGTATCAATTGGTTACTCAGGCGATCGCCGTTGCTTGAGACGAGATGATCTGCCACTGATTGTTGGTTTTTGAGTAGACACGGGTGTAACGATAGATCCCGGTGAAGGGTTTCTCGTCTAATTTACCGACGATACTAATTTTTGAGTTCGTTAGAGTAGTTGCATCGTATGCCTGTAGAATAAATTCACTACTTTCGTAGGTGCTAATTTTTAACTCTCCCGATCGATAGAGAGCCAGGTTTTGCGCCTTGTTTAACACAATTCCCTGGGGTGTCACAAAGATCGCATCCTCTGCTATTAAGCGATCGAGCGTTTCAATATCTTGCTCTACAATGGCACGGGTAAATTCAGCCTCCAGCGTTTCAACATCGTGTTTGATAAGTTCGTACATAACTCGTGTTTGATTAGCAGCCGTTACTCAACTTTCACACTATCTTGGCGTTGATCCGCGAGTTGACGCACCCTCTTCCAGAGAGAAATATCGTGTTGGTAAATGCTCAACGCTTTGATAGCATCCCTGGCATCAATAGCGGTGCCCTCTTCTACAAGAGAGAACAGAAACTCTAGAGCCATGTCGTAACGGAGAGTGGCGATCGCCAACAACCCCGTTCGTCGCACATCGCGATCGTTCACCTGTTTCCACCAGTCCTGCAAGATTTCAAACGCTTCAGGTCGGCGCGACTCTGCCAACGCCAGCGCAATGGCTTCGGCTTTTTCGAGGGATTCTGGCGAATCTTGCTCAGTATAGTAATAGAGCAAGTCTTGAACCAGAGGTAGCGAGGGAATTGGTGCCAATGAGAGTAAGGCGATCAGACATTCGGACAGAACCGGAGCCGTATCACCCACTTTGACACGCAACCGCAGGAGGGGAATGCCCTGGTCACTGCCACTGTAGGCGATCGCTCGTGCCGCTCCAATGCGGGCTTCAGATTCGGGGTCTGCCAGTAAATCTGCCAGTTCGACCATGACCTGCGAGTAGTTCATCCTCACCAAGCCCAGAGCACAAGTACCCCGCAATCGGGGAGCCGTATCTACCTGCCCACCCCAAACGGGTTCCAGTTGTACGTGATGAATGCCCTGTAAAAACGGGGTTTCGTCGCTGTAATTTAAGCGATACAGCGTTTCAGCGATCGCCTGTTTAGCCCGACACCCCGGATCGCTGTCCTTGGCATTCAGCATAAACCGACCAAAAGCAGAAACCAGTTCGGGGACAAAGCTCTGCATCTCAAACTCACCAATCAGTTGAGCCACCTGAGCCACGATTATGGCGTGTTTGCTTTTAAGAATCTGGTGCAGTGTAGCAATGCCTGCCTCTGAAGTGGGATCGTGCCGAATCTGGTTGAAGTCGGCGGTGAGGTCTTCTAATTTGCGAGACTTTGCCATAATGCAGGGGACGAATCGTAGAAGCTGCTTCAATCAGCTTCATTCTAAATCTAGTGCTCCCGCAGGGCATATCCCACCCCACGCACTGTGTGAATGAGCCGCTTCTCCCCTTGCTCCTCTAACTTTAAACGTAAGTAACGAATGTAAACTTCAATAATGTTGGAGTCACCCATGAAGTCATAGCCCCAGACCTTTTCTAAGATCTGGTCACGGGTGTAAACCTGACGAGGTTTGTTGAGCAGATACTCCAGCAAATCAAATTCTTTAGCGGTGAGTTCGATCGCCCGTTGACCCC
Above is a genomic segment from Oscillatoria sp. FACHB-1407 containing:
- a CDS encoding GFA family protein, translating into MATRDGGQMRKVQYHGGCLCGAVRLETAAEPFRVGICHCLDCRKHHGAIFHTFAVFPADAVSIIGTTADYRGRYFCPVCGSSLFSRSADEIEIPAGTFDTPNQVIPTYELWMCRRENWLPPFDVARRYERDREGTARTEP
- a CDS encoding peptide chain release factor 1 — its product is MANPLQRLKLLPWSDLMQVAGLTLLLTTLVDSVLKYLDATNPLLRDIFDLLLEPPLEIITLISVSAGVGALAFLMLERFFQRVIINTGTLWALVLCLIIAIAIKGLIEFVNGPFGLLLTADQASLIGLVLGVFLISWKYWRHSSGGGCCG
- a CDS encoding nuclear transport factor 2 family protein, translating into MYELIKHDVETLEAEFTRAIVEQDIETLDRLIAEDAIFVTPQGIVLNKAQNLALYRSGELKISTYESSEFILQAYDATTLTNSKISIVGKLDEKPFTGIYRYTRVYSKTNNQWQIISSQATAIA
- the glpK gene encoding glycerol kinase GlpK is translated as MVTVQPFTIAPSGYILALDLGTTGNRAFLFNPAGQVVGQAYRELTQHYPQPGWLEHDPMEIWNATCAVMQEAMQQAEIQPSEIRAIGLTVQRETCLLWDNTTGQPLHNAIVWQDRRTAAHCQRLQEQGYGADITERTGLVIDAYFSATKLSWLLENVVQPAAISLDAVLAGTIDCWILWKLTGGRVHATDDSNASRTMLYNLTTHQWDESLLTLFGVPAQILPQIQPSLGDFGTTDAQVMGAEIPITAILGDQQASLFGHGCDRPGLVKCTYGTGSFLVAHTGEHIIRSQNQLIATIAWTQQDTNEKSTVGYALEGSMFTTGACIQWLRDGLQVIQTAAETEALAQQVPDTAGVYFVPAFSGLGAPHWDMDARGAFLGLTGGAQRSHLVRAVLEAIAFQVKEVVQAINQSGVVQIERFRVDGGACQNDFLMQMQADILGIPVERPALLDTTVQGAAFAAGLAIGFWKTDAELADQRQVERVFEPSSNTERAIAQFTTWQKAVERAKHWVN
- a CDS encoding 1-deoxy-D-xylulose-5-phosphate reductoisomerase, yielding MKAITLLGSTGSIGTQTLDIVAEYPDQFRIVGLAARRNVELLAQQVRQFRPEIVAVCDPDQLPALKEAIADLTPQPILVAGEAGVVEVARYGDAEAVVTGIVGCAGLLPTIAAIEAGKDIALANKETLIAGGPVVLPLVQKHGVKLLPADSEHSAIFQCLQGVPEGGLRRILLTASGGAFRDLPVEKLAEVTVADALKHPNWSMGRKITIDSATLMNKGLEVIEAHFLFGLDYDHIEIVIHPQSIIHSLIELQDTSILAQLGLPDMRLPILYALSYPDRIPTTWEKLDLVKVGTLTFREPDHQKYPCMRLAYAAGRAGGALPAVLNAANEQAVELFLNEKIRFLDIPRLIETACDRYHSRNLSNPTLDDIIEADQWARREVLDASNKLYSLSSVSG
- a CDS encoding 2'-5' RNA ligase family protein; protein product: MSHLPLILSLKLDQITFERFNELRQRHFPSERNFLPAHVTLFHKLPGDREADIQQTLQELGDMTPVLPLHFPSVRSLGQGVAIELQCPELVELRNQLAREWSSWLSAQDRQGYRPHITIQNKVSAGEAQQLYRHLLNQWQPLEGRGEGLLLWRYEGGPWTLVNEVLFVVNG